One genomic region from Streptomyces sp. NBC_01304 encodes:
- a CDS encoding D-alanine--D-alanine ligase family protein has protein sequence MSSENPSQSPVPSQPGGESRKPRVAVVFGGRSSEHGISVVTAGAVLRAIDRSKYDVLPIGITTDGRWALTADEPDRMAITERQVPNVEQLAESADGGVVMPLDPANREVVYAEPGSVPKALGEVDVVFPVLHGPYGEDGTLQGLLELSGTPYVGSGVLASAVGQDKEYMKRVFTSFGLPVGPYVVIRPREWAADQNAARKKIVDFAGEHGWPLFVKPARAGSSIGITKVDSFEGLDEAIEEAQRHDPKILVEALLKGREIECGVLEFEDGPRASVPAEIPPVQSHAYYDFEAKYIDSTPGLVPAPLTPEETAEVQRLAVAAFEAAACEGLVRADFFLTEDGEFVINEINTMPGFTPISMYPKMWEASGVGYAELVDRLVQAALNRPTGLR, from the coding sequence ATGAGCAGCGAGAACCCCTCCCAGAGCCCGGTCCCCTCCCAGCCCGGAGGGGAGTCCCGCAAGCCGCGCGTCGCCGTCGTCTTCGGCGGCCGCAGCTCCGAGCACGGCATCTCGGTCGTCACGGCCGGCGCCGTCCTTCGCGCCATCGACCGGTCCAAGTACGACGTCCTGCCCATCGGCATCACCACCGACGGCCGTTGGGCGCTGACCGCCGACGAGCCCGACCGGATGGCGATCACCGAGCGGCAGGTGCCGAACGTCGAGCAGCTCGCCGAATCCGCTGACGGCGGCGTCGTGATGCCCCTCGACCCGGCCAACCGCGAGGTCGTGTACGCCGAGCCGGGCTCCGTGCCCAAGGCCCTCGGCGAGGTCGACGTGGTCTTCCCGGTGCTGCACGGTCCGTACGGCGAGGACGGCACCCTGCAGGGGCTCCTCGAGCTGTCCGGGACGCCGTACGTCGGCTCCGGTGTGCTCGCCTCGGCCGTCGGCCAGGACAAGGAGTACATGAAGCGGGTGTTCACCTCCTTCGGGCTGCCCGTCGGTCCGTACGTGGTGATTCGCCCCCGCGAGTGGGCCGCCGACCAGAACGCCGCCCGCAAGAAGATCGTGGACTTCGCCGGTGAGCACGGCTGGCCGCTCTTCGTGAAGCCCGCCCGGGCCGGCTCCTCGATCGGCATCACCAAGGTCGACTCCTTCGAGGGCCTGGACGAGGCGATCGAGGAGGCCCAGCGGCACGACCCGAAGATCCTGGTCGAGGCGCTGCTCAAGGGCCGTGAGATCGAGTGCGGCGTCCTGGAGTTCGAGGACGGGCCGCGGGCGAGCGTGCCCGCCGAGATCCCGCCGGTGCAGTCGCACGCGTACTACGACTTCGAGGCGAAGTACATCGACTCGACGCCCGGTCTGGTGCCCGCCCCGCTGACGCCGGAGGAGACCGCCGAGGTGCAGCGGCTCGCGGTGGCCGCCTTCGAGGCCGCCGCCTGCGAGGGTCTCGTACGCGCGGACTTCTTCCTCACCGAGGACGGGGAGTTCGTGATCAACGAGATCAATACGATGCCGGGCTTCACCCCGATCTCGATGTACCCGAAGATGTGGGAGGCCAGCGGCGTCGGCTACGCGGAGCTGGTGGACCGCCTGGTGCAGGCGGCGCTGAACCGACCGACCGGGCTGCGCTGA
- the leuD gene encoding 3-isopropylmalate dehydratase small subunit, whose product MEAFTAHTGRAVPLRRSNVDTDQIIPAHWLKKVTRDGFEDGLFEAWRKDPEFVLNKQERKGATVLVAGPDFGTGSSREHAVWALQNYGFKTVISSRFADIFRGNSLKNGLLTVVLDQGVVNALQELVEQDPQAEITVDLQDRQVRAEGITADFELDENARWRLLNGLDDISITLQNEGDIAKYEAKRPAYKPRTVQV is encoded by the coding sequence ATGGAAGCTTTCACCGCACACACCGGCCGGGCCGTCCCGCTGCGCCGCTCCAACGTCGACACCGACCAGATCATCCCGGCCCACTGGCTGAAGAAGGTCACCCGCGACGGCTTCGAGGACGGGCTCTTCGAGGCCTGGCGCAAGGACCCGGAGTTCGTCCTCAACAAGCAGGAGCGAAAAGGGGCCACGGTCCTGGTCGCCGGTCCCGACTTCGGCACCGGTTCGTCCCGTGAGCACGCGGTCTGGGCGCTGCAGAACTACGGCTTCAAGACCGTCATCTCCTCCCGTTTCGCGGATATCTTCCGCGGCAACTCGCTCAAGAACGGCCTGCTGACGGTGGTTCTGGACCAGGGAGTCGTGAACGCGCTGCAGGAACTGGTGGAGCAGGACCCGCAGGCCGAGATCACCGTCGACCTGCAGGACCGCCAGGTTCGCGCCGAGGGCATCACCGCGGACTTCGAACTCGACGAGAACGCCCGCTGGCGCCTGCTGAACGGCCTTGACGACATCAGCATCACGCTGCAGAACGAGGGCGACATCGCAAAGTACGAGGCAAAGCGCCCCGCGTACAAGCCACGCACCGTCCAGGTCTGA
- the ndgR gene encoding IclR family transcriptional regulator NdgR gives MDNSSGVGVLDKAALVLSALESGPATLAGLVAATGLARPTAHRLAVALEHHRMVARDMQGRFILGPRLAELAAAAGEDRLLATAGPVLTHLRDVTGESAQLYRRQGDMRICVAAAERLSGLRDTVPVGSTLTMKAGSSAQILMAWEEPERLHRGLQGARFTATALSGVRRRGWAQSIGEREPGVASVSAPVRGPSNRVVAAVSVSGPIERLTRHPGRMHAQAVIDAAARLSEALRRTG, from the coding sequence ATGGACAACTCTAGCGGCGTCGGCGTTCTCGACAAGGCGGCTCTCGTCTTGAGCGCCCTGGAGTCCGGTCCGGCCACCCTCGCGGGACTGGTCGCGGCCACAGGACTCGCAAGACCTACGGCTCACCGCCTCGCGGTGGCCCTCGAACACCACCGGATGGTGGCGCGTGACATGCAGGGCCGGTTCATTCTCGGCCCGCGCCTCGCCGAACTGGCCGCGGCCGCGGGCGAGGACCGCCTTCTCGCGACCGCCGGGCCGGTGCTCACGCATCTGCGGGACGTGACGGGCGAGAGCGCCCAGCTCTACCGCCGCCAGGGCGACATGCGCATCTGTGTCGCCGCGGCGGAGCGTCTGTCCGGTCTTCGGGACACGGTCCCGGTCGGCTCGACGCTGACCATGAAGGCCGGCAGTTCCGCGCAGATCCTGATGGCCTGGGAGGAGCCCGAGCGGCTCCACCGGGGCCTGCAGGGCGCGCGGTTCACCGCCACGGCCCTTTCCGGCGTACGTCGCCGGGGCTGGGCCCAGTCGATCGGTGAGCGAGAGCCGGGCGTCGCCTCGGTCTCGGCGCCCGTACGCGGTCCGTCCAACCGCGTCGTGGCCGCCGTCTCGGTCTCCGGACCCATCGAGCGCCTGACCCGGCATCCCGGCCGGATGCACGCCCAGGCAGTGATCGATGCCGCGGCCCGCCTCAGCGAGGCGCTGCGCCGCACCGGCTGA
- a CDS encoding HU family DNA-binding protein, with the protein MNKAQLVESIADKVGGRQQASDAVDAVLDAIVRAVVGGDRVSVTGFGSFEKVDRPARYARNPQTGERVRVKKTSVPRFRAGQGFKDLVSGSKKLPKNDVAVKKAPKGSLSGGTKTTAKAATKKATAKKATAKKAAVKKTTAAKKTTAKKTTAKKATAKKTTAKKATAKKAAVKKTTAAKKTTAKKATAKKTAPAKKATAKKAPAKKSTARKTTAKKATARKK; encoded by the coding sequence GTGAACAAGGCGCAGCTCGTAGAAAGCATTGCCGACAAGGTCGGTGGCCGTCAGCAGGCCTCCGACGCCGTCGACGCTGTACTCGACGCCATCGTCCGCGCAGTTGTCGGCGGAGACCGTGTCTCGGTCACCGGCTTCGGCTCGTTCGAGAAGGTCGACCGCCCGGCCCGTTACGCCCGCAACCCGCAGACGGGTGAGCGCGTCCGGGTCAAGAAGACCTCCGTGCCCCGCTTCCGCGCGGGCCAGGGCTTCAAGGACCTGGTGAGCGGCTCCAAGAAGCTCCCGAAGAACGACGTCGCGGTCAAGAAGGCGCCCAAGGGCAGCCTTTCGGGCGGCACCAAGACCACCGCCAAGGCCGCGACCAAGAAGGCCACCGCCAAGAAGGCGACGGCGAAGAAGGCTGCGGTCAAGAAGACCACGGCGGCGAAGAAGACCACCGCCAAGAAGACCACCGCCAAGAAGGCCACGGCGAAGAAGACCACGGCCAAGAAGGCGACGGCGAAGAAGGCTGCGGTCAAGAAGACCACGGCGGCGAAGAAGACCACGGCCAAGAAGGCGACGGCGAAGAAGACCGCCCCCGCCAAGAAGGCCACCGCCAAGAAGGCTCCGGCCAAGAAGTCCACGGCGCGCAAGACCACCGCCAAGAAGGCGACGGCCAGGAAGAAGTAA
- a CDS encoding lysophospholipid acyltransferase family protein codes for MSRRRIGFWYRLAAVIAKPPLVVFFKRDWRGMEHIPADGGFITAVNHNSYVDPLSYAHWQYNTGRVPRLLAKAGLFKVPFVGMILRGTGQIPVYRETANALHAFRAAVDAIERGECVAFYPEGTLTRDPDMWPMTGKSGVARVALETKCPVIPVAQWGANLAMPPYAKEKKVRLFPRKTLTVLAGPPVDLARFHDKEPTPELLKEVTEVIMAAITQLLEQIRGEKAPATPYDPRQARIEQRRKAAESSNSRESGGSEQAATSVEDDK; via the coding sequence GTGTCCCGCCGCAGAATCGGCTTCTGGTACCGCCTGGCGGCGGTCATCGCCAAACCGCCGCTGGTGGTTTTCTTCAAGCGGGACTGGCGTGGAATGGAACACATTCCGGCCGACGGCGGATTTATTACCGCGGTCAATCACAACTCATATGTGGACCCGCTCTCCTACGCGCACTGGCAGTACAACACCGGACGAGTCCCGCGTCTCCTGGCCAAAGCGGGCCTCTTCAAGGTGCCTTTCGTCGGAATGATCCTGCGCGGTACGGGCCAGATTCCCGTCTACCGCGAGACCGCGAATGCGCTGCATGCCTTCCGCGCCGCCGTCGACGCCATCGAGCGCGGCGAGTGCGTGGCCTTCTATCCCGAAGGCACCCTCACCCGTGACCCGGACATGTGGCCGATGACGGGGAAGTCCGGGGTCGCCCGCGTCGCCCTCGAGACCAAGTGCCCGGTCATTCCGGTGGCCCAGTGGGGCGCCAACCTCGCGATGCCGCCGTACGCCAAGGAGAAGAAGGTCCGCCTCTTCCCGCGCAAGACCCTTACGGTGCTTGCCGGTCCGCCGGTCGACCTCGCGCGCTTCCACGACAAGGAGCCGACGCCGGAACTCCTCAAGGAGGTGACCGAGGTCATCATGGCCGCGATCACCCAACTCCTTGAGCAGATCCGCGGCGAGAAGGCCCCGGCGACGCCGTACGACCCGCGCCAGGCCCGTATCGAGCAGCGCCGCAAGGCCGCCGAAAGCAGCAACTCCCGGGAATCCGGGGGCTCAGAGCAAGCAGCGACATCCGTGGAGGACGACAAGTGA
- the leuC gene encoding 3-isopropylmalate dehydratase large subunit, translated as MARTLAEKVWDDHVVRHAEGEPDLLYIDLHLLHEVTSPQAFDGLRQAGRQVRRLDLTIATEDHNTPTLDIDKPIADPVSRVQLETLRKNAADFGVRLHSLGDVEQGVVHVVGPQLGLTQPGTTVVCGDSHTSTHGAFGALAFGIGTSQVEHVLATQTLPLARPKTMAITVDGELPDGVTAKDLILAIIAKIGTGGGQGYILEYRGSAIEKLSMEARMTICNMSIEAGARAGMIAPDETTFEYIKGRAHAPEGEDWDAAVAYWKTLKTDEGAAFDAEVVIDAPSLSPFVTWGTNPGQGAPLSANVPDPASYEDASERLAAEKALEYMGLEAGQPLRDIKVDTVFVGSCTNGRIEDLRAAASLVEGRKVADGVRMLVVPGSARVGLQAVSEGLDKVFKEAGAEWRHAGCSMCLGMNPDQLAPGERSASTSNRNFEGRQGKGGRTHLVSPQVAAATAVLGHLASPADLSDADARTPAGV; from the coding sequence ATGGCCAGGACACTCGCGGAGAAGGTCTGGGACGACCACGTCGTCAGGCACGCCGAAGGCGAGCCGGACCTCCTCTACATCGATCTCCACCTGCTCCACGAGGTGACCAGCCCGCAGGCCTTCGACGGCCTGCGGCAGGCGGGCCGGCAGGTCCGCAGGCTCGACCTCACCATCGCCACCGAGGACCACAACACCCCCACCCTCGACATCGACAAGCCGATCGCGGACCCGGTTTCGCGCGTCCAGCTGGAGACGCTGCGCAAGAACGCGGCCGACTTCGGCGTACGTCTGCACTCGCTCGGCGACGTCGAGCAGGGCGTCGTCCACGTGGTGGGACCGCAGCTGGGCCTGACCCAGCCGGGCACCACCGTGGTCTGCGGCGACTCGCACACCTCCACCCACGGCGCCTTCGGCGCACTGGCGTTCGGCATCGGCACCTCGCAGGTCGAGCACGTCCTTGCCACCCAGACGCTGCCGCTGGCCCGCCCGAAGACCATGGCCATCACCGTCGACGGCGAACTGCCCGACGGCGTAACCGCCAAGGACCTGATCCTCGCCATCATCGCGAAGATCGGCACCGGCGGCGGCCAGGGCTACATCCTCGAATACCGCGGCTCCGCCATCGAGAAGCTCTCGATGGAAGCCCGCATGACGATCTGCAACATGTCGATCGAGGCCGGCGCCCGTGCGGGCATGATCGCGCCCGACGAGACGACCTTCGAGTACATCAAGGGCCGTGCGCACGCCCCCGAGGGCGAGGACTGGGACGCGGCGGTCGCGTACTGGAAGACGCTGAAGACCGACGAGGGCGCCGCATTCGACGCCGAGGTCGTCATCGACGCGCCTTCCCTGTCGCCGTTCGTCACCTGGGGCACCAACCCGGGCCAGGGCGCGCCGCTGTCGGCGAACGTCCCCGATCCTGCTTCGTACGAAGACGCTTCGGAGCGCCTGGCCGCCGAGAAGGCCCTGGAGTACATGGGTCTTGAGGCCGGACAGCCGCTGCGCGACATCAAGGTCGACACCGTCTTCGTCGGCTCCTGCACCAACGGCCGTATCGAGGACCTGCGTGCGGCCGCCTCGCTCGTCGAGGGCCGCAAAGTCGCCGACGGCGTACGGATGCTGGTCGTCCCCGGCTCCGCCCGGGTCGGTCTGCAGGCCGTTTCCGAGGGCCTGGACAAGGTCTTCAAGGAGGCCGGCGCCGAATGGCGGCACGCGGGCTGCTCGATGTGTCTGGGCATGAACCCCGACCAACTGGCGCCCGGTGAGCGCTCCGCGTCCACCTCGAACCGCAACTTCGAAGGCAGGCAGGGCAAGGGCGGCCGCACCCACCTGGTGTCGCCGCAGGTCGCCGCCGCCACCGCGGTCCTCGGCCATCTGGCCTCGCCCGCCGACCTGTCCGACGCCGACGCCCGTACGCCCGCTGGAGTCTGA
- a CDS encoding DUF742 domain-containing protein, which translates to MAGQGTPQDGSSSGNWSYGQGQGDATPNRYNFPSAPSAPRRGPYSQPPQRQQQPYAPQQSPQQPSAPRIQPVQPHRPSPEPSTSGHNPLVRPYAMTGGRTRPRYQLAIEALVHTTAQPHQLQGQLPEHQRICNLCHEIKSVAEISALLTIPLGVARILVADLAEAGLVAIHQPGGDENAGGQPDVTLLERVLSGLRKL; encoded by the coding sequence GTGGCAGGTCAAGGAACGCCCCAGGACGGTTCGTCCTCGGGCAACTGGTCGTACGGCCAGGGACAGGGCGACGCCACGCCCAACCGCTACAACTTCCCCTCCGCGCCGAGCGCTCCCCGCCGTGGCCCCTACTCGCAGCCTCCGCAGCGACAGCAGCAGCCGTACGCGCCGCAGCAGTCGCCGCAGCAGCCGTCCGCCCCGCGGATCCAGCCGGTGCAGCCGCACCGGCCCAGCCCGGAGCCGTCGACCAGTGGTCACAACCCGCTGGTGCGTCCGTACGCCATGACCGGCGGCCGGACCCGGCCCCGCTACCAGCTCGCCATCGAGGCGCTGGTGCACACCACCGCTCAACCGCATCAGCTGCAGGGCCAGTTGCCCGAGCACCAGCGGATCTGCAACCTGTGCCATGAGATCAAGTCCGTCGCGGAGATCTCGGCACTGCTCACCATCCCTCTCGGGGTGGCCCGAATCCTCGTCGCCGACCTGGCGGAGGCCGGACTCGTGGCCATCCACCAGCCCGGCGGCGACGAGAACGCCGGCGGCCAGCCCGATGTGACACTGCTTGAAAGGGTGCTCAGTGGACTTCGCAAGCTCTAG
- a CDS encoding GTP-binding protein, giving the protein MDFASSSGATRSTTSAKIVVAGGFGVGKTTFVGAVSEINPLRTEAVMTSASAGIDDLTHTGDKTTTTVAMDFGRITLDQDLILYLFGTPGQDRFWFMWDDLVRGAIGAVVLVDTRRLADCFPAVDYFENSGLPFVIALNGFDGQQPYNPDEVREALQIGPDTPIIVTDARHRADAKSTLITLVEHALMARLR; this is encoded by the coding sequence GTGGACTTCGCAAGCTCTAGCGGTGCGACCCGCTCTACCACCAGCGCGAAGATTGTGGTGGCGGGCGGCTTCGGCGTGGGCAAGACCACGTTCGTAGGCGCCGTCTCGGAGATCAACCCGCTGCGTACCGAAGCCGTCATGACCTCCGCCTCCGCGGGCATCGACGACCTCACGCACACCGGGGACAAGACCACCACCACGGTGGCCATGGACTTCGGCCGCATCACCCTGGACCAGGACCTGATCCTGTACCTCTTCGGTACGCCGGGCCAGGACCGCTTCTGGTTCATGTGGGACGACCTGGTACGCGGTGCCATCGGCGCCGTCGTCCTCGTCGACACCCGCCGCCTGGCCGACTGCTTCCCGGCGGTCGACTACTTCGAGAACTCCGGCCTCCCGTTCGTGATCGCGCTGAACGGCTTCGACGGCCAGCAGCCGTACAACCCCGACGAGGTCCGCGAGGCGCTGCAGATCGGCCCGGACACCCCGATCATCGTGACGGACGCCCGCCACCGCGCCGACGCCAAGTCGACGCTGATCACCCTGGTCGAGCACGCCCTGATGGCGCGCCTGCGCTAG
- a CDS encoding NAD(P)H-dependent glycerol-3-phosphate dehydrogenase yields MTRPVKAAVFGTGSWGTAFGMVLADAGCDVTLWGRRAELADAINSTHTNPDYLPGVELPEGIRATTDAAEAAAGAQFTVLAVPSQTLRANLAEWAPLLAPDTVLVSLMKGVELGSAMRMSEVIEDVTKVPADRIAVVTGPNLAREIAARMPAAAVVACRDEAVAQRLQAACHTPYFRPYTNTDVVGCELGGAVKNVIGLAVGIADGMGLGDNTKGSLITRGLAETTRLGFAMGADPLTFSGLAGLGDLVATCSSPLSRNHTFGTNLGKGMTLQETIAVTKQTAEGVKSCESVLDLARRHGVDMPITETVVAIVHEGKPPVVAVKELMSRSAKPERR; encoded by the coding sequence GTGACTCGGCCGGTGAAGGCAGCCGTCTTCGGTACGGGCTCCTGGGGCACGGCCTTCGGCATGGTGCTCGCCGACGCGGGCTGCGACGTGACCCTGTGGGGCCGCCGCGCGGAACTCGCCGACGCCATCAACTCCACGCACACCAACCCGGACTACCTGCCGGGAGTTGAGCTTCCCGAGGGGATCCGGGCGACCACCGATGCCGCCGAGGCCGCGGCCGGCGCACAGTTCACCGTGCTCGCCGTGCCTTCGCAGACGCTGCGCGCCAACCTCGCCGAGTGGGCGCCGCTGCTTGCTCCCGACACCGTGCTCGTCTCCTTGATGAAGGGCGTCGAGCTCGGCTCCGCGATGCGGATGAGCGAGGTCATCGAGGACGTGACCAAGGTTCCCGCCGACCGCATCGCCGTGGTCACCGGGCCCAACCTGGCGCGCGAGATCGCCGCCCGGATGCCGGCCGCCGCCGTCGTCGCCTGCCGCGACGAGGCCGTGGCCCAGCGGCTCCAGGCCGCCTGTCACACCCCGTACTTCCGCCCGTACACCAACACCGACGTGGTCGGCTGTGAACTCGGCGGCGCGGTCAAGAACGTGATCGGTCTCGCCGTCGGCATCGCGGACGGCATGGGCCTCGGCGACAACACCAAGGGCTCGCTCATCACCCGCGGCCTCGCCGAGACCACCCGGCTCGGCTTCGCCATGGGCGCGGACCCGCTGACCTTCTCCGGACTCGCGGGCCTGGGCGACCTGGTGGCGACCTGTTCCTCGCCGCTGTCGCGCAACCACACCTTCGGCACGAACCTGGGCAAGGGCATGACGCTGCAGGAGACCATCGCGGTCACCAAGCAGACCGCAGAGGGCGTCAAGTCCTGTGAGTCCGTGCTGGATCTGGCCCGCAGGCACGGCGTCGACATGCCCATCACCGAGACCGTGGTGGCCATCGTGCACGAGGGCAAGCCGCCGGTCGTCGCGGTCAAGGAGCTGATGTCGCGCAGCGCCAAGCCCGAGCGGCGCTGA
- the cofC gene encoding 2-phospho-L-lactate guanylyltransferase: protein MRTDADRPVFPAWTLVIPLKPLVRAKSRLADTAGDALRPSLALAFAQDTVAAAVACAGVRDVVVVTDDDLAGRALAALGARIVRDEPSGGLNAALAHGARAARVIRPSSAVAALNADLPALRPTELQRVLDYASAFPRAFLADAAGIGTTLLSAGPGISLAPAFEGPSRARHGASGAVEIPLSDVPGVRQDVDTWDDLEAALALGVGPRTAAAVEQVRLAGQGPGPGPLRRSAASPE from the coding sequence GTGCGCACAGATGCAGACCGGCCGGTGTTCCCCGCATGGACCCTGGTCATACCCCTGAAGCCCCTGGTGCGGGCCAAGAGCAGGCTCGCGGACACCGCGGGCGACGCCCTGCGGCCCTCCCTCGCGCTGGCCTTCGCGCAGGACACGGTGGCCGCCGCGGTGGCGTGCGCGGGCGTACGGGATGTGGTGGTCGTCACGGACGACGACCTGGCCGGACGCGCACTGGCGGCGCTCGGGGCACGCATCGTGCGGGACGAACCGTCAGGGGGCCTGAACGCCGCGCTGGCGCACGGAGCCCGCGCCGCGCGGGTAATACGGCCGTCAAGCGCCGTGGCGGCCCTCAACGCCGATCTGCCGGCGCTGCGGCCCACGGAATTGCAGCGAGTTCTTGATTACGCTTCCGCATTTCCCCGCGCATTTCTGGCGGATGCCGCCGGAATCGGCACAACACTGCTCAGTGCGGGCCCGGGAATCTCGCTGGCTCCGGCCTTCGAGGGCCCTTCGAGGGCCCGGCACGGCGCGTCCGGGGCGGTGGAAATCCCGCTCTCCGACGTTCCGGGGGTGCGCCAGGACGTGGATACCTGGGACGACCTTGAGGCGGCACTCGCCCTCGGCGTGGGGCCGCGTACGGCAGCGGCGGTGGAACAGGTGCGTCTCGCGGGGCAGGGCCCGGGGCCGGGACCTCTCAGAAGGTCTGCAGCGTCACCAGAGTGA
- a CDS encoding DUF3515 domain-containing protein, producing MNSIRRRLVCLPVLGLLMATVGCSSTDDTATVVVPSPDAYTAKLCRKLHQQLPDELDGLERTDPEPRSELTAGWGSSAIILRCGVPKPAKMGDLTAPTTEVDGLGWLIEEPGDGSYRFTSALREAYVEVTIGSDHKKQSGAASLVVLGREIKKAIPKGIAN from the coding sequence GTGAACTCGATACGTCGCCGGCTCGTCTGTCTGCCCGTCCTCGGCCTGCTCATGGCGACCGTGGGCTGTTCTTCGACGGACGACACCGCGACGGTCGTGGTTCCCTCCCCCGACGCGTACACCGCGAAGCTGTGCCGGAAGCTGCACCAGCAGCTGCCGGACGAGCTCGACGGTCTCGAACGCACCGATCCCGAGCCGCGCTCCGAGCTGACCGCGGGATGGGGAAGCTCGGCGATCATACTGCGCTGCGGTGTCCCCAAGCCCGCCAAGATGGGCGACCTGACGGCCCCGACCACCGAGGTCGACGGTCTGGGCTGGCTGATCGAGGAGCCCGGGGACGGTTCGTACCGATTCACGAGCGCGCTGCGCGAGGCGTACGTCGAGGTCACCATCGGCTCGGACCACAAGAAGCAGAGCGGCGCGGCCTCGCTCGTCGTCCTCGGGCGGGAGATCAAGAAGGCGATCCCCAAAGGGATCGCCAACTAG
- a CDS encoding roadblock/LC7 domain-containing protein translates to MSQAAQNLNWLITNFVDNTPGVSHTVVVSADGLLLAMSEGFPRDRADQLAAVASGLTSLTAGASRIFEGGHVNQTVVEMERGFLFLMSISDGSSLAVLAHPEADIGLIGYEMALLVDRAGTVLTPDLRAELQGSLLN, encoded by the coding sequence ATGAGCCAGGCGGCGCAGAACCTGAACTGGTTGATCACCAACTTCGTGGACAACACCCCTGGGGTGTCCCACACGGTGGTGGTCTCCGCCGACGGACTCCTTCTGGCGATGTCCGAAGGCTTCCCGCGCGACCGAGCCGACCAGCTGGCGGCCGTCGCCTCAGGTCTGACCTCCCTCACCGCCGGGGCCTCCCGGATTTTCGAGGGCGGCCACGTGAACCAGACAGTTGTGGAGATGGAGCGAGGATTCCTCTTCCTCATGTCCATCTCGGACGGTTCCTCGCTCGCCGTACTTGCCCACCCGGAAGCGGACATCGGCCTCATTGGGTACGAGATGGCGCTCCTGGTCGACCGCGCGGGCACGGTTCTCACACCGGACCTGCGCGCCGAGCTCCAGGGGAGCCTTCTCAACTAA
- a CDS encoding HAD family hydrolase, protein MGTPIKEAVKAVVWDIDDTIFDYATADAAGMRAHLEAEDALARYDTAEAALALWKQITERHWARFGAGDVDFLTQRRDRVREFLQAPALTDAETDAWFGRYVRHYEAAWSLFPDTVPALEALADTHRHAVLSNSATALQERKLRTLGVRDRFEAVLCAVELGVSKPAPEAFLAACDALALAPGEVAYVGDQPEIDARGARDAGLLGIWLDRGRGRTMIETPPGVHRIATLAELVGLLSPDTRFGAPSTFG, encoded by the coding sequence ATGGGGACGCCGATCAAAGAGGCCGTGAAGGCCGTCGTCTGGGACATCGACGACACGATCTTCGACTACGCCACCGCGGACGCCGCCGGCATGCGGGCGCACCTGGAAGCCGAGGACGCGCTGGCCCGCTACGACACCGCCGAGGCCGCCCTCGCGCTCTGGAAGCAGATCACCGAGCGCCACTGGGCCCGCTTCGGCGCCGGCGATGTCGACTTCCTCACCCAGCGCCGTGACCGCGTACGGGAGTTCCTTCAGGCGCCCGCACTCACCGACGCGGAGACGGACGCCTGGTTCGGACGTTACGTACGTCACTACGAGGCCGCCTGGTCGCTGTTTCCCGACACCGTCCCGGCCCTGGAGGCCCTCGCGGACACCCACCGGCACGCGGTCCTCTCCAACTCCGCGACCGCCCTGCAGGAGCGGAAACTGCGCACCCTGGGCGTACGCGACCGCTTCGAGGCCGTCCTGTGCGCGGTGGAGCTCGGGGTGTCCAAACCGGCCCCCGAGGCCTTCCTCGCAGCGTGTGACGCCCTGGCGCTGGCACCGGGCGAGGTCGCCTATGTAGGGGACCAGCCGGAGATCGACGCGAGGGGCGCCCGTGACGCGGGGCTCCTCGGCATCTGGCTCGACCGGGGCCGGGGCCGCACCATGATCGAAACTCCGCCGGGCGTGCACCGGATCGCCACTCTCGCCGAGCTTGTCGGGCTCCTGAGCCCCGATACCCGTTTTGGAGCGCCGTCCACCTTCGGGTAA